In Rariglobus hedericola, the following proteins share a genomic window:
- a CDS encoding NAD-dependent epimerase/dehydratase family protein, translating into MKLLITGICGFVGSTLARSLVKDHPGVELLGLDNFIRPGSETNRAELKALGVHLFHGDLRNPSDLEVIPPADFVIDAAANPSVLAGVDGRTSSRQLVEHNLLGTINLLEYCKRHRAGFILLSTSRVYSIPPLANLAIETHAHAFRPSSDASLLPAGLTSDGVSETFATTAPVSLYGSTKLASEALAVEYGETFQFPVFINRCGVLAGAGQFGRADQGIFAYWINRYLRGLPLNYIGFDGQGHQVRDCLHPRDLVPLLRQQIDSTRPLNATDRIINVSGGARSAHSLCQLSAWCSDRFGPREVTSDPKPRPFDIPWMVLDSAKAARLWNWQPATPAQVVLEEIAVHAEAHPEWLELSASF; encoded by the coding sequence ATCATCCCGGGGTCGAACTGCTCGGGCTTGATAACTTCATCCGCCCCGGCAGCGAAACCAATCGCGCCGAACTGAAAGCTCTCGGCGTGCACCTCTTTCACGGAGATTTGCGCAACCCGAGCGATCTCGAGGTGATCCCGCCGGCTGATTTCGTGATCGATGCCGCCGCCAATCCCAGCGTGCTCGCCGGTGTGGATGGACGCACCAGCTCCCGTCAACTCGTCGAACACAATCTCCTCGGGACGATCAACCTGCTTGAATACTGCAAGCGGCATCGCGCCGGTTTTATTCTTCTCAGCACCAGCCGCGTTTACTCCATCCCTCCACTCGCCAACCTCGCGATCGAGACTCACGCGCACGCCTTCCGCCCTTCATCCGACGCCTCGCTGCTTCCCGCCGGTCTCACGTCCGACGGCGTATCCGAAACCTTCGCGACCACCGCGCCCGTTTCTCTTTACGGTTCCACCAAGCTCGCTTCCGAGGCTCTCGCCGTCGAATACGGCGAGACCTTTCAGTTTCCCGTGTTCATCAATCGCTGCGGCGTGCTCGCGGGCGCGGGCCAATTCGGACGCGCCGACCAGGGAATCTTCGCGTATTGGATCAATCGTTACCTGCGCGGCCTTCCACTCAACTACATTGGTTTCGATGGACAGGGGCACCAAGTTCGCGACTGCCTGCATCCCCGGGATCTCGTCCCCTTGTTAAGGCAACAAATTGACTCCACCCGGCCGCTCAACGCCACCGACCGCATCATCAACGTCTCCGGAGGAGCACGATCAGCGCATTCTCTGTGTCAGTTGAGCGCGTGGTGCTCCGACCGTTTTGGCCCTCGCGAAGTAACTTCCGATCCAAAGCCCCGCCCCTTTGATATTCCATGGATGGTGCTTGATTCCGCCAAGGCGGCTCGACTCTGGAACTGGCAACCCGCCACTCCGGCGCAAGTCGTGCTGGAGGAGATCGCCGTCCACGCCGAAGCCCACCCGGAGTGGCTTGAGTTATCGGCTTCCTTTTAA
- a CDS encoding aminotransferase class I/II-fold pyridoxal phosphate-dependent enzyme, with protein MAFSLFSSKNRNSIASRCQDDSATKLRLRYAPYYHAMQSQQGTSVRLDGRDLIMLASNDYLGLSFHPKVIEASRAALLKWGTSPTGARVSNGSRAYHVELEEKLAAFLGKEACHIHAAGYLSCLSGVAAFAQKGDAILADKNIHSCLWDGIRLSTASVERFSHNSPDDLRTVVSSLPANTPKMMVVEGVYSMEGHIAHLPGLLAIANEYECFNVLDDAHGFGVLGRQGRGTADHFGLTDKVDIICGSMSKALASTGGFVAGDRSLIEYMRTHGKHTIFSASLSPSQAAAASAALDVLQSEPEHLERLWKNQKRYIAMLQSLGLDTWGSETPAVPVVIGDKMRAYSFWQSLMEKGVFTVISVAPAVPIGKDLIRTAISAGHTDEQLDRIGEAFAYAKKRS; from the coding sequence ATGGCGTTCTCCCTGTTCTCTTCCAAAAACCGCAACAGCATCGCGTCTCGTTGCCAGGATGACTCGGCCACGAAGCTCCGCCTGCGTTACGCGCCTTACTACCATGCCATGCAGTCGCAGCAGGGCACGTCCGTTCGTCTCGATGGGCGCGACCTGATCATGCTCGCGAGCAACGATTACCTCGGGCTCTCCTTTCATCCCAAGGTTATCGAGGCCTCCCGTGCCGCCCTCCTCAAATGGGGCACCAGCCCCACCGGCGCCCGTGTGTCCAACGGCTCGCGCGCCTACCATGTCGAGCTTGAGGAAAAACTCGCCGCGTTCCTCGGCAAGGAGGCCTGCCATATCCACGCCGCCGGTTATCTTTCCTGCCTCTCCGGCGTCGCCGCCTTTGCGCAAAAGGGAGACGCCATTCTTGCGGATAAAAACATCCACTCGTGCCTCTGGGACGGCATTCGTCTCTCCACCGCGTCCGTTGAGCGTTTTTCCCACAACAGCCCTGACGACCTCCGCACCGTCGTCTCCAGTCTTCCCGCCAACACCCCTAAGATGATGGTGGTCGAGGGCGTTTACTCCATGGAAGGCCACATCGCGCACCTGCCCGGCCTGCTCGCCATCGCCAACGAATACGAATGCTTCAACGTGCTCGATGATGCGCACGGCTTCGGTGTGCTCGGTCGTCAGGGTCGCGGCACCGCCGATCACTTCGGCCTCACCGACAAGGTCGACATTATCTGCGGCAGCATGTCCAAAGCCCTTGCCAGCACCGGCGGTTTTGTCGCCGGTGATCGCTCGCTCATCGAATACATGCGCACCCACGGCAAGCACACCATCTTCAGTGCTTCGCTCAGTCCGTCGCAGGCCGCCGCCGCTTCGGCCGCGCTCGATGTCCTCCAGTCCGAACCCGAACATCTCGAGCGTCTCTGGAAAAACCAGAAGCGCTACATCGCCATGCTTCAGTCGCTCGGCCTCGACACTTGGGGCAGCGAAACCCCCGCCGTGCCCGTGGTCATCGGTGACAAAATGCGCGCCTATTCCTTCTGGCAGTCCCTCATGGAAAAGGGCGTGTTCACGGTCATCTCCGTCGCGCCCGCCGTTCCCATTGGCAAAGACCTCATTCGCACCGCGATCTCCGCCGGTCACACCGACGAACAACTCGACCGTATCGGCGAAGCCTTCGCCTACGCCAAGAAGCGCAGTTAA
- a CDS encoding glycosyltransferase family 2 protein, with amino-acid sequence MRTLHPPGTLTLYSVIIPARDEEGSLPETLRDIYAAFTAAGIAHQIVVVDDGSTDRTWQVLQDLKQVEIPTLNPIQNPGPHGFGRAITYGINHSQGDALVIMMADASDSPRDAVRYWRLLNDEGYECVFGSRFVKGGRVEDYPRIKLLVNRLANMFIRFLFAIPLNDTTNAFKAYRRTVIDGCRPLMAPHFNLTVEIPLKAIVRGFSWTVTPISWKNRKHGIAKLKIKEMGSRYFFICAYVWLEKYFSRGDYRRDPLP; translated from the coding sequence ATGCGCACGCTCCATCCGCCCGGCACCCTGACCCTTTATTCGGTCATCATTCCCGCACGGGACGAAGAAGGCTCCCTGCCGGAAACCTTGCGCGATATTTACGCCGCATTCACCGCCGCCGGCATCGCCCATCAAATCGTCGTTGTCGATGACGGTTCGACCGATCGCACCTGGCAAGTTCTGCAGGATCTCAAGCAAGTCGAAATCCCCACGCTCAATCCCATCCAGAATCCAGGGCCTCACGGCTTCGGTCGCGCCATTACTTACGGCATCAACCACAGCCAGGGTGATGCCCTTGTCATCATGATGGCCGATGCTTCGGATTCCCCTCGCGACGCCGTCCGCTATTGGCGCCTGCTCAACGACGAAGGCTACGAATGCGTTTTCGGAAGCCGCTTCGTCAAAGGCGGGCGCGTGGAAGACTACCCGCGCATCAAGCTTCTCGTTAATCGCCTCGCCAACATGTTCATCCGGTTTCTCTTCGCGATCCCGCTGAACGACACCACGAATGCCTTCAAAGCTTACCGCCGCACCGTGATCGATGGGTGCCGGCCGTTAATGGCGCCCCACTTCAATCTCACGGTGGAGATTCCGCTCAAGGCAATCGTCCGCGGCTTTTCGTGGACCGTCACCCCCATCTCCTGGAAAAACCGCAAGCACGGCATCGCCAAGCTCAAGATTAAGGAAATGGGCAGCCGCTACTTTTTTATCTGCGCCTACGTCTGGCTCGAAAAATATTTCAGCCGGGGCGATTACAGACGGGACCCGTTGCCCTGA